One window from the genome of Dolosigranulum savutiense encodes:
- a CDS encoding GlsB/YeaQ/YmgE family stress response membrane protein, protein MIGLLLSLIVGGILGALAQSLMKKDVPGGIFGNIVIGFIGSWLGGSLLGSFGPTFSGFAIIPAIIGAALVVFIYDLIF, encoded by the coding sequence ATGATTGGTTTACTCTTATCGCTGATTGTCGGTGGTATTTTAGGTGCATTAGCACAAAGTCTTATGAAAAAAGATGTACCCGGTGGAATTTTTGGTAATATCGTTATCGGATTTATCGGTTCATGGCTTGGTGGATCATTATTAGGATCTTTCGGTCCAACTTTTAGTGGCTTTGCCATTATTCCAGCCATTATTGGAGCAGCTCTTGTTGTCTTCATCTATGACTTAATCTTTTAA
- a CDS encoding toxic anion resistance protein, which translates to MTKQHSSTHLNDLIANPFSTKEPTDTTKTPAKQDNSPVLSKKTYDNLSKDNQHHAQEIAQKLTNTDYESVMHYGAAAQEKIGEFSHAVLKHVQTQETGHIGETLNDLMYQLQSADPDELKAEDANIFKKIFGKINRSIYETTAKYQKIGAQVDKIAGKLAVEKDALLENNQMLADLYDQNLEFYDALNIYIAAGELRLEELQEDVIPSLTEQAQQSDNQMLVQEVNDLHQFQSRLEKRVHDLKIARQLTIQQAPQIRLIQNTNQELAEKIQTSINTAIPLWKNQVVIALTLLRQKEASTAQRQVSETTNDMLKKNSELLKQSSIETARENERGIVDIETLQHTQANLIETLEETLQIQQEGRQKRQAIETELNAMENNLRNQLLTLTED; encoded by the coding sequence ATGACTAAACAACATTCATCAACACATTTAAATGATTTAATCGCTAATCCATTTAGCACGAAAGAACCTACTGATACCACAAAGACACCCGCTAAACAAGATAACTCTCCAGTACTCTCTAAAAAAACTTATGATAACTTATCAAAAGATAATCAACACCATGCACAAGAAATTGCCCAAAAATTAACCAATACAGATTATGAATCGGTTATGCATTACGGCGCAGCGGCTCAAGAAAAAATTGGTGAGTTCTCCCATGCGGTTCTAAAACATGTTCAAACGCAAGAAACAGGACACATCGGCGAAACCTTAAATGATCTCATGTATCAACTACAATCCGCTGACCCTGATGAACTAAAAGCCGAAGATGCTAATATCTTCAAAAAAATATTTGGCAAAATTAACCGATCAATCTATGAAACTACCGCAAAATACCAAAAAATTGGTGCCCAGGTGGACAAAATTGCCGGTAAATTAGCCGTCGAAAAAGATGCCTTACTCGAAAACAATCAAATGTTGGCTGATTTATACGATCAAAACTTAGAATTCTATGATGCCTTAAATATTTATATTGCTGCGGGCGAACTACGCTTGGAAGAATTGCAAGAAGATGTCATTCCTTCCTTAACTGAACAAGCTCAACAAAGCGATAATCAAATGCTTGTCCAAGAAGTCAATGACCTGCATCAATTCCAAAGTCGTCTAGAAAAACGTGTCCATGATTTAAAAATTGCACGACAACTAACGATTCAACAAGCACCACAAATTCGACTCATCCAAAATACGAACCAGGAATTAGCTGAAAAAATCCAAACATCCATCAACACCGCCATTCCGTTATGGAAAAATCAAGTGGTTATTGCATTGACATTACTGCGCCAAAAAGAAGCCAGCACTGCTCAACGACAAGTATCTGAAACAACGAATGACATGCTGAAGAAAAACTCTGAGTTATTGAAACAATCCAGCATCGAAACCGCACGCGAAAATGAACGCGGTATTGTCGATATTGAAACCTTACAACATACTCAAGCTAACTTGATCGAAACTCTAGAAGAAACCTTACAAATTCAGCAAGAAGGTCGCCAAAAACGTCAAGCTATTGAAACTGAACTAAACGCTATGGAAAACAACTTACGTAACCAACTACTCACCCTAACAGAAGACTAA
- a CDS encoding 5-bromo-4-chloroindolyl phosphate hydrolysis family protein — translation MMNRFFNNKFARLIGIFMIVMVIIAIVEDVVEDTLGEFGYYHPLYSADIIKTMGVIIVILVGMIIAGTIYIYRRKDSPKTAEKMPPLTTEKQAFYQAKGLTKEDMAFFRHTMQTTKEMIQHIDTTMEKASKLQAIEKRNRTITTLKAFFQDITTQPERLHEVDQFLYVHLPALDDLTQKYIKVDAHKPKSKATLDILHKSAETIDMICQKINDEYETFHQGNVSHLTTTIELTEDALDNPSNLF, via the coding sequence ATGATGAACCGATTTTTTAATAATAAATTTGCTCGCTTGATTGGTATCTTTATGATCGTTATGGTGATTATCGCAATAGTAGAGGACGTAGTAGAGGACACATTGGGGGAGTTTGGTTACTATCACCCCCTTTATTCAGCCGACATTATAAAGACGATGGGCGTAATTATAGTCATCTTAGTGGGAATGATTATTGCCGGTACTATTTATATTTATCGCCGAAAAGACTCCCCAAAAACAGCTGAAAAAATGCCCCCACTGACCACTGAGAAGCAAGCTTTTTATCAAGCAAAAGGCTTAACGAAAGAAGATATGGCCTTCTTCCGTCATACCATGCAAACAACAAAAGAAATGATTCAACACATTGACACCACCATGGAAAAAGCCTCAAAACTACAAGCAATCGAAAAACGCAACCGAACAATAACTACTTTGAAAGCTTTCTTCCAAGATATAACAACACAACCCGAACGACTACATGAAGTTGATCAGTTCTTGTATGTTCACTTACCGGCTTTAGATGATCTCACCCAAAAATATATCAAAGTTGACGCACATAAACCAAAAAGTAAAGCGACCTTGGATATTTTACACAAATCAGCTGAAACAATCGACATGATTTGCCAAAAAATAAATGATGAATATGAAACATTCCACCAAGGCAATGTCAGTCATTTAACAACGACGATTGAATTAACCGAAGATGCCTTAGATAACCCCTCTAATTTATTTTAA
- a CDS encoding NUDIX hydrolase, giving the protein MNFEEKTIEETSIYKGNITEYVVKTVELPDGRRATREIVLHDDASAVIAFVDGKLLCVEQFRKPLERTSIEIPAGLIDKGETPLEAAQRELEEETTYQAKNWSEVTSFYNTPGFCNEKLTIFEASELSAVDNPLAQDDDENLRVMTLTFEEAWELMESGRICDSKTVFALFYWKMKQLETKGTHHG; this is encoded by the coding sequence GTGAACTTTGAGGAGAAAACAATTGAAGAAACATCTATTTATAAAGGAAATATTACTGAATATGTGGTAAAAACAGTTGAATTACCGGATGGCAGACGAGCGACGCGAGAAATTGTGCTACATGATGATGCTTCAGCGGTTATAGCCTTCGTTGATGGGAAGTTGCTTTGTGTGGAGCAGTTCCGAAAACCTTTGGAACGAACAAGTATAGAAATTCCGGCGGGGTTAATTGATAAGGGCGAAACCCCTCTGGAGGCGGCCCAACGTGAATTAGAAGAAGAGACGACTTATCAGGCCAAAAACTGGTCGGAAGTGACAAGTTTTTATAATACACCGGGTTTTTGTAATGAAAAATTGACGATTTTTGAAGCGAGTGAGCTCTCGGCGGTGGACAATCCCTTGGCGCAAGATGATGATGAGAACTTACGGGTGATGACCTTAACGTTTGAGGAAGCGTGGGAACTAATGGAGTCAGGCAGAATTTGTGATTCGAAGACGGTATTTGCTTTATTTTATTGGAAAATGAAACAGTTAGAGACAAAGGGGACTCATCATGGCTAA
- a CDS encoding 5'-methylthioadenosine/adenosylhomocysteine nucleosidase → MKLGIIAAMEPEVRSLVESLENQRTQEVANQLIYEGIIAGKEVVLIQSGIGKVNATIATTLLIERLGVTHVINTGSAGGIGTHLTVGDLVVSTQLAYHDADARAFDYAYGQVPGMPLYYPADNLLQTKVKQAAEALSWSAQEGEILSGDSFISSQERRQAIISHFPEALAVEMEGAAIAQCCWQFDVPFVVIRAISDLGDEEASISFDEFIEIVGKKSAELVREVIKQV, encoded by the coding sequence TTGAAATTAGGCATTATTGCTGCGATGGAACCAGAAGTTAGAAGTTTAGTTGAGAGTTTAGAAAATCAGCGAACCCAGGAAGTAGCGAACCAACTTATCTATGAAGGAATAATTGCTGGAAAAGAAGTGGTGTTAATTCAGTCGGGAATTGGCAAAGTGAATGCTACGATTGCAACCACTTTATTAATTGAAAGACTAGGGGTTACTCACGTTATTAATACAGGATCAGCGGGTGGAATTGGCACTCATTTAACCGTTGGAGATTTGGTTGTTTCCACACAATTGGCTTATCATGATGCGGATGCACGAGCATTTGATTATGCTTATGGTCAAGTACCGGGTATGCCACTTTATTATCCAGCTGATAACTTATTACAAACAAAAGTAAAACAAGCAGCCGAAGCATTAAGCTGGTCAGCTCAGGAGGGAGAAATTTTGTCGGGGGATTCATTTATTTCTAGTCAGGAGCGGCGTCAAGCGATAATCAGTCATTTTCCAGAAGCATTAGCCGTGGAAATGGAAGGAGCCGCGATCGCCCAATGTTGTTGGCAATTTGATGTGCCATTCGTTGTTATTCGTGCGATTAGTGATCTAGGGGATGAAGAGGCGTCTATTTCATTTGATGAATTTATTGAAATAGTCGGGAAAAAATCAGCTGAGTTAGTCCGTGAAGTGATTAAGCAGGTATAA
- the gdhA gene encoding NADP-specific glutamate dehydrogenase, with protein sequence MGQASKQYINGVLNRLNKQYPDMVEFQQATKEVLRSLEKFVDRHPEVIEHNLFELLVEPERVVKFRVPWQDDAGKWQVNTGMRVQFNSALGPYKGGLRFDPSVNESIIKFLGFEQIFKNSLTGLPIGGGKGGSNFNPKGKSDAEIMRFCQSFMTELSKHIGPNTDVPAGDIGVGGREIGYLFGQYKRLQQYDSGTLTGKPLEMWGSYARTEATGYGLVYFLQNAVEDRGDSLDGKTIVVSGSGNVAQYAMKKAKDLGAKVLACSDRGGYIRDESGIDEELVIAIKERGGSLAEYIEEHSSATYHTDESVWTIDASYDIALPCATQNEIDGALAKNIVEAGVTYVMEGANMPVNDEGLEVLAKQEILYGPGKAANAGGVAVSALEMAQNAQRLQWDFDEVDQRLQDIMATIYQKCSKTAEEYGEPGNLSLGANIAGAEKVLKAMDAQGLV encoded by the coding sequence ATGGGTCAAGCGAGCAAACAATACATCAATGGTGTATTAAATCGATTAAATAAACAATATCCAGATATGGTAGAGTTCCAACAAGCAACAAAAGAGGTTCTTCGATCGTTGGAAAAATTTGTTGATAGACATCCCGAAGTGATTGAACATAATTTATTTGAACTATTGGTGGAACCAGAGCGTGTCGTGAAGTTTCGTGTGCCGTGGCAAGATGATGCCGGGAAATGGCAAGTTAACACAGGAATGCGTGTTCAATTCAACTCTGCTCTTGGACCGTATAAAGGCGGCCTGCGCTTTGATCCCTCCGTCAACGAAAGCATTATCAAGTTCTTAGGGTTTGAGCAAATTTTCAAAAACAGCTTAACAGGTTTGCCGATTGGTGGTGGAAAAGGGGGAAGTAATTTTAACCCGAAAGGAAAATCAGATGCGGAAATTATGCGTTTCTGCCAAAGCTTTATGACCGAATTAAGCAAACATATCGGGCCCAATACGGATGTACCAGCAGGAGATATTGGTGTCGGTGGTCGTGAGATTGGTTACTTATTTGGTCAATATAAACGATTGCAGCAGTACGATTCAGGTACACTAACGGGTAAACCGCTTGAAATGTGGGGAAGCTACGCCCGAACTGAAGCGACTGGTTATGGTTTAGTATATTTCCTACAGAATGCTGTGGAAGATCGCGGGGATAGTTTAGACGGCAAGACAATCGTGGTCTCTGGTAGTGGGAATGTGGCACAATATGCGATGAAAAAAGCCAAAGATTTAGGTGCTAAGGTACTTGCTTGTTCTGATCGAGGGGGTTATATTCGCGACGAATCAGGTATTGATGAGGAGTTAGTCATTGCGATTAAAGAACGCGGAGGCTCTCTAGCTGAATATATTGAAGAACATTCTTCTGCTACCTATCACACAGATGAATCAGTATGGACGATTGATGCTTCATACGATATTGCACTTCCATGCGCAACCCAGAACGAGATTGATGGGGCATTGGCTAAAAATATAGTTGAAGCGGGCGTTACGTATGTCATGGAAGGTGCTAATATGCCGGTTAATGATGAGGGACTAGAAGTCTTAGCTAAGCAAGAAATTCTTTACGGTCCAGGTAAAGCAGCTAATGCTGGTGGGGTTGCTGTGTCAGCGCTAGAGATGGCCCAAAATGCGCAACGTCTGCAATGGGACTTTGATGAAGTGGATCAACGTCTCCAAGACATTATGGCAACTATTTACCAAAAATGTAGTAAAACAGCGGAAGAATATGGAGAACCAGGTAATCTAAGTCTCGGAGCCAATATTGCCGGAGCTGAAAAAGTGTTAAAAGCAATGGACGCACAAGGTTTAGTATAA
- the gshAB gene encoding bifunctional glutamate--cysteine ligase GshA/glutathione synthetase GshB, whose amino-acid sequence MKMQALITQNNLGREFQRCCLGIERESLRVQEDATLALTKVPSSIGPRASHPYLLTDFSESQPEFVTPPSCSCLDRTFDWLAALHDVYIQAMNTDEYLWPFSMPCLLPDEADIPIIDVPEQGEIAYREYLAKHYGKKLQMISGIHFNFSFSEQFITRLFEEQTEYSELISFKNALYLKLTRNFLRYHWLITYVYGASPVADESFYSGEKHGKTPPEQYVRSLRNSSYGYNNFSDVRVPLTSVSEYSTVIQQLVKDKKISEEREYYGNARLKGHGKYTKDLMEQGIKYVEFRSIDVNPFDQFGLSREQAEFFRLFFMMLVWLDEDASEADIERGMTMNEQVASEHPFAVTTYQAEGLRLLEKMIEVAEFVEANDKAQAEIAFVQSALMDPTKTYAAQIVHEIEKSSYIEFGQLLAQKYKGLSTAEPYRLRGFDDLEMSTQLLMSDAIERGIQVEFIDRQDQLLKLSVADHIEYVRNGNMTRLDSTISHFLMSNKTATKRILAQAGFKVPGGAEYRSLTEAMANYPRFADKPTVIKPKSTNYGVGISIFKQGMSESSYKEALEIALAEDETVLIEDYIAGTEYRFLVIGGVCRAVLLRQPANVIGDGKRTVAELIAAKNQDPLRGEEHRAPLTKIECGQIERMVLKEQGLTFESVPEKGQRVLLRENTNISTGGDSIDMTDAVDPSYKRMAEAMARTIDVQITGIDLIIPDIHKPSTVNQPGYTLIEMNYNPAMNMHTYVYEGEGRRVTQDVLNLLFPELPERSN is encoded by the coding sequence ATGAAGATGCAAGCATTAATTACACAGAATAATTTAGGACGAGAATTTCAGCGGTGTTGTTTAGGTATTGAACGGGAGTCTCTCCGGGTACAGGAAGATGCTACATTAGCACTTACGAAGGTTCCTTCCTCAATTGGACCGCGAGCAAGTCATCCTTATTTATTGACGGACTTTAGTGAGTCACAGCCCGAATTTGTTACGCCGCCGAGTTGTAGTTGTTTAGACCGGACATTTGATTGGTTAGCGGCGCTTCATGATGTGTATATCCAAGCAATGAATACTGATGAATATTTGTGGCCATTTAGTATGCCGTGCTTATTACCGGATGAAGCAGATATTCCAATTATTGATGTGCCAGAGCAAGGAGAGATTGCGTATCGTGAATATTTAGCTAAGCATTATGGCAAGAAACTTCAAATGATTAGTGGGATTCACTTTAATTTTTCCTTTTCTGAGCAGTTTATTACAAGATTGTTTGAAGAACAGACTGAGTATAGTGAGTTGATTTCTTTTAAGAATGCACTTTATCTGAAATTAACGCGTAATTTTTTGCGATATCATTGGCTAATAACCTATGTGTACGGTGCCTCACCTGTGGCAGATGAGTCTTTTTATTCAGGGGAAAAGCATGGGAAGACACCACCGGAACAGTATGTTAGAAGCTTACGTAATAGCTCATATGGCTACAATAATTTTTCTGATGTGCGAGTGCCGTTAACGTCGGTATCTGAGTATAGCACGGTCATTCAGCAGCTGGTTAAAGATAAAAAAATTAGTGAAGAGCGTGAATATTATGGCAATGCTCGTCTGAAGGGACACGGCAAATATACAAAAGATCTCATGGAACAGGGCATTAAATATGTCGAGTTCCGTTCAATTGATGTGAATCCATTCGATCAGTTCGGCTTATCGCGTGAACAAGCTGAATTTTTCCGTCTGTTTTTTATGATGCTTGTATGGCTTGATGAGGATGCATCTGAAGCAGACATTGAACGTGGGATGACAATGAATGAACAGGTTGCTTCAGAGCATCCTTTTGCAGTAACTACCTATCAGGCTGAAGGCTTACGTTTATTGGAAAAGATGATAGAAGTCGCTGAATTTGTTGAAGCTAACGATAAAGCACAAGCTGAGATTGCATTTGTTCAATCAGCTTTAATGGACCCGACTAAAACGTATGCTGCCCAAATAGTACATGAAATAGAAAAAAGTTCGTATATAGAATTTGGTCAATTACTGGCTCAGAAGTATAAAGGGTTATCCACAGCGGAACCTTATCGTCTACGTGGGTTTGATGATTTGGAAATGTCAACTCAGTTACTCATGAGTGATGCGATTGAACGAGGAATCCAGGTTGAGTTTATTGATCGACAGGATCAACTATTGAAATTATCGGTAGCTGATCATATCGAATATGTGCGAAATGGTAATATGACTCGGCTTGACTCAACAATCAGTCATTTCTTAATGTCAAACAAGACAGCGACTAAACGTATTTTGGCCCAAGCTGGTTTTAAGGTTCCAGGTGGTGCTGAGTATCGAAGTCTCACAGAAGCTATGGCAAATTACCCACGATTTGCTGACAAGCCAACTGTTATCAAGCCTAAATCAACTAATTACGGTGTCGGGATTTCAATTTTTAAACAAGGAATGTCAGAGAGTTCTTATAAGGAAGCATTAGAAATTGCTTTAGCAGAAGATGAGACGGTTTTAATTGAAGATTATATTGCGGGTACGGAATATCGGTTTCTTGTTATCGGTGGAGTTTGTCGGGCGGTATTGTTACGGCAACCAGCTAATGTAATAGGGGATGGGAAACGAACGGTTGCCGAGTTAATAGCAGCTAAAAATCAAGATCCATTACGTGGCGAGGAACATCGCGCCCCCCTTACAAAAATTGAGTGTGGTCAAATTGAACGCATGGTACTGAAAGAACAAGGCTTAACCTTTGAAAGCGTACCGGAGAAGGGTCAACGTGTCTTGTTGCGAGAAAATACAAACATCTCAACGGGTGGAGATTCGATTGATATGACAGATGCTGTCGATCCATCCTATAAACGAATGGCTGAAGCAATGGCTCGAACAATTGATGTTCAGATAACAGGTATTGACTTAATTATTCCGGATATTCACAAGCCTTCAACTGTCAATCAGCCCGGTTATACGTTGATTGAGATGAATTATAACCCAGCCATGAATATGCACACCTATGTATACGAAGGAGAAGGAAGACGAGTAACTCAAGATGTGTTGAACTTGTTATTCCCGGAATTACCCGAGCGCAGTAACTAA
- a CDS encoding cysteine desulfurase family protein, with product MERIYLDYAATAPMSQDTIEAYSKGMQQYFGNASSIYTSGRDAQYELMQVRSVLAKSIGAEQDDIIFTSGGTESDNTAILKVAESYKANGRHIITTAVEHKAVLEPMQYLEQQGFTVTYLPVNEYGHVTAEQVAKALTDETILVSIMYGNNETGAINPIEAIGQILAEHQAIFHTDAVQAYGTQTLDVNQLGVDLLSVSAHKIGGPKGMGFLYARPHLKGIRLLLGGNQELKRRAGTQNVPGAIAFKQAVLAHAPVKQSKQYRKLMAYFLEQLNENGVSFSINGVSDIQQSLPHICNLHFPGILAEKLLIQLDLIGVEVAAGSACTAGNTDPSHVLIAMFGENSPQVTESLRFSIGAQTTITQLEQVAVKVKQAIEKLRK from the coding sequence GTGGAGCGAATTTATTTAGATTATGCAGCAACAGCCCCAATGTCTCAAGATACTATAGAGGCTTATTCTAAAGGGATGCAGCAATATTTTGGTAATGCGTCGAGCATTTATACAAGCGGGCGCGATGCTCAGTATGAATTAATGCAAGTGCGAAGTGTATTGGCTAAGAGCATTGGAGCTGAACAGGATGATATTATTTTCACAAGTGGTGGAACAGAGAGTGATAATACAGCCATCTTGAAAGTAGCAGAATCATATAAAGCAAATGGTCGTCATATTATCACAACAGCTGTGGAGCATAAAGCCGTGTTGGAGCCCATGCAATATTTGGAACAACAAGGGTTTACGGTCACTTATTTACCTGTTAATGAGTATGGCCATGTAACAGCTGAGCAGGTAGCGAAGGCCTTGACTGATGAGACCATTCTTGTTTCGATTATGTATGGAAACAATGAAACGGGTGCTATCAATCCAATTGAAGCTATTGGGCAAATCTTGGCAGAGCATCAAGCAATTTTTCATACCGATGCTGTTCAAGCATACGGCACACAAACGTTAGATGTTAATCAGCTAGGAGTCGATCTACTATCTGTCTCAGCCCACAAAATTGGTGGACCGAAAGGAATGGGATTTTTATATGCACGCCCTCATTTAAAAGGAATTCGCTTGTTGTTAGGTGGGAATCAAGAATTAAAGCGACGCGCTGGCACCCAAAATGTACCGGGAGCTATCGCTTTTAAACAAGCCGTCTTAGCTCATGCACCGGTAAAACAATCTAAGCAGTATCGTAAATTAATGGCCTATTTTTTAGAGCAGTTAAATGAGAATGGTGTCTCTTTTTCAATTAATGGGGTGAGCGACATTCAGCAATCATTACCTCATATTTGTAACTTACATTTTCCAGGAATTCTTGCCGAAAAATTATTAATTCAACTGGATTTAATAGGGGTAGAAGTCGCTGCCGGGAGTGCCTGTACAGCAGGTAACACGGACCCAAGCCATGTTTTGATAGCTATGTTTGGCGAAAATAGTCCACAAGTAACAGAGAGTTTGCGCTTTAGTATCGGTGCGCAGACAACGATAACACAACTTGAACAAGTTGCGGTAAAAGTGAAGCAAGCGATTGAAAAGTTGCGAAAGTAA
- the mnmA gene encoding tRNA 2-thiouridine(34) synthase MnmA — protein MNKSDIRVVVGMSGGVDSSATALKLKREGYDVVGIFMKNWDDTDENGVCTATEDYKDVQAVANQIGIPYYSVNFEKEYWNKVFEYFLDEYKKGRTPNPDVICNKEIKFKAFLDYAMDLGADYVATGHYARVERDDDGTVHMLRGVDSNKDQTYFLNQLNQDQLQRVMFPLGEMEKPDVRQLAEEAGLKTADKKDSTGICFIGERDFKEFLMNYLPAQPGEMQTLDGDVVNTHDGLMYYTIGQRQGLGIGGSKEYGNEPWFVIGKDLERNVLLVGQGFHHEHLYATHLEASDFSFTVKAPTEAEFRCTAKFRYRTDDVPVTIKMNDDRTEAIVEFDEPQRAITPGQAIVLYDGEECLGGGTIDRAYKEDKQLQYV, from the coding sequence ATGAATAAATCAGATATTCGAGTGGTTGTCGGAATGAGTGGTGGGGTCGATTCATCAGCAACCGCTTTGAAGTTGAAGCGTGAAGGATACGATGTTGTCGGAATTTTTATGAAAAATTGGGATGACACGGATGAAAATGGGGTCTGTACAGCAACGGAAGATTATAAAGATGTGCAGGCGGTGGCCAATCAAATTGGTATTCCGTATTACTCTGTTAACTTCGAGAAGGAATACTGGAATAAAGTGTTTGAATATTTTTTGGATGAATATAAAAAAGGACGCACACCTAATCCGGATGTGATATGTAATAAAGAAATTAAGTTTAAAGCTTTCTTAGATTATGCGATGGATTTAGGGGCAGATTATGTAGCGACAGGTCATTATGCTCGCGTGGAGCGTGACGATGATGGGACGGTTCATATGTTACGCGGGGTTGATTCGAATAAGGACCAGACCTATTTCTTAAATCAGCTAAACCAAGATCAATTGCAACGAGTCATGTTTCCATTGGGTGAAATGGAGAAGCCTGATGTCCGTCAATTAGCAGAAGAAGCTGGTTTGAAGACAGCGGATAAGAAAGATTCAACAGGGATTTGTTTTATTGGAGAACGTGATTTTAAAGAATTTTTGATGAATTATTTACCAGCTCAACCAGGAGAGATGCAAACTTTGGATGGAGATGTTGTGAATACGCATGATGGGTTGATGTATTATACAATTGGACAACGCCAAGGCCTCGGTATCGGTGGCAGTAAAGAATATGGCAATGAACCATGGTTTGTTATTGGGAAAGATTTAGAGCGGAATGTCTTGTTAGTCGGCCAAGGTTTCCATCACGAGCATCTATATGCGACGCATTTAGAAGCAAGTGATTTTTCATTTACAGTGAAAGCACCCACAGAAGCAGAATTTCGTTGTACGGCAAAATTCCGCTACCGTACAGACGATGTGCCTGTTACAATTAAGATGAACGATGACCGGACGGAGGCAATTGTTGAGTTTGATGAACCGCAACGAGCTATTACTCCAGGTCAAGCTATTGTACTGTATGACGGAGAAGAATGTCTCGGCGG